The following proteins are co-located in the Microplitis demolitor isolate Queensland-Clemson2020A chromosome 3, iyMicDemo2.1a, whole genome shotgun sequence genome:
- the LOC128667441 gene encoding U6 snRNA-associated Sm-like protein LSm7, whose translation MSQQNADHKEKKRKESILDLSKYLEKNIRVKFAGGREAAGILKGYDPLLNLVLDNTTEYLRDPDDPYKLNQDTRMLGLVVCRGTSVVLICPVDGMESIPNPFIQQDS comes from the exons atgtct caACAAAATGCAGACCACaaagagaaaaagagaaaagaaagtatattggatttatcaaagtatcttgaaaaaaatatacgagtTAAATTCGCCGGTGGCAGAGAAGCCGCTGGAATTTTGAAAGGTTATGATCCATTGTTGAATCTCGTTCTTGACAATACTACCGAGTATCTACGAG atCCTGATGATCCGTATAAACTTAATCAAGACACCAGGATGCTGGGATTAGTTGTATGCAGAGGTACTTCTGTTGTATTGATTTGCCCCGTTGATGGGATGGAATCTATACCAAATCCATTTATACAACAAGACAGTTaa
- the LOC128667435 gene encoding chitin deacetylase 1-like, whose product MRSWICDSVFIILSIIITALGSSIDVPCIEDSKFYRNPNTLAHNVWSPNECAKYYLCLDNEVFEFKCSEGLLFDVTRQICDFKANVDNCDVTSEHQPPKPLLEKGDCKDNTLACGDGTCLPNSYFCDGSVDCTDGSDEGWCDGGPDKNSATNCNPQKCYLPDCWCSQDGKRIPNNLTHTEVPQMIMITFNDAVNAENFDFYSKFFNDKRKNPNGCPIRGTFYVSHQYTNYRDVQYLWNEGHEIAAHSVTHRGPEEWWSLNATIEDWFDEMVGVANIINKYAGVRIEDIKGLRAPFLRVGWNRQFLMMSEFGFVYDASIVAPFSDPPLWPYTLDYKIPHQCASTGQMCPTRTYPGLWELPLNQLLSGEYTCSMIDDCPISLSGEEIYKMLMLNFKRHYLSNRAPIGLHFNPMWFRNPTSNYAFSKFVDDLLQLPDVYFVTGNQVIEWMKKPTPVVDLMEFEPWQCNKRFKPHEIACEFPSSCKLPSRVLKSYRYLNTCFDCPKQYPWLRNEFGTE is encoded by the exons ATGAGATCTTGGATATGTGACTCTGTATTTATAATCTTATCGATCATCATAACGG cacTCGGGTCATCCATCGATGTGCCGTGTATTGAggacagtaaattttatagaaatccAAATACATTAGCTCACAATGTATGGTCACCAAATGAATGTgccaaatattatttatgtttag ACAATGAAGTATTTGAGTTTAAATGCTCAGAGGGTCTTCTATTCGATGTTACGAGACAGATATGCGACTTCAAAGCCAATGTAGACAATTGCGATGTAACGTCAg AACACCAACCACCTAAGCCATTATTAGAAAAAGGAGACTGTAAAGATAACACACTAGCTTGTGGTGACGGTACTTGTCTTcctaattcatatttttgtgACGGAAGTGTTGATTGCACCGATGGTTCCGATGAAGGCTGgtgtg ATGGGGGCCCGGATAAAAATTCCGCGACAAATTGCAATccacaaaaatgttatttaccAGATTGTTGGTGTTCTCAAGACGGTAAACGGATACCGAATAATTTAACACATACTGAAGTGCCacaaatgataatgataacgtTTAATGACGCTGTTAAtgcagaaaattttgatttttatagta AGTTTTTCAATGACAAGCGAAAAAATCCAAATGGGTGTCCTATAAGAGGAACGTTTTATGTAAGCCATCAATACACTAATTACAGAGATGTCCAGTATCTTTGGAATGAAGGCCATGAAATTGCTGCTCATTCAGTAac acatCGAGGACCGGAAGAATGGTGGTCACTGAACGCTACAATAGAAGACTGGTTCGACGAAATGGTTGGAGTtgcaaatattataaataaatacgccGGAGTAAGAATCGAAGATATCAAAGGACTAAGAGCGCCCTTTTTGCGTGTCGGTTGGAATcgacaatttttaatgatgtCAGAATTTGGTTTTGTTTATGACGCATCTATCGTTGCACCTTTTTCGGATCCACCTTTATGGCCATACACGCTAGACTATAAGATACCTCATCAATGCGCGAGTACGGGTCAAATGTGCCCAACTAGAACATATCCCGGGTTATGGGAACTGCCATTAAATCAACTTCTCTCTGGA GAATATACCTGCAGTATGATAGACGATTGCCCTATAAGTTTGTCAGGGGAagaaatttacaaaatgttAATGCTGAATTTTAAAAGACACTACTTGAGTAATCGGGCACCCATTGGCTTACATTTCAATCCGATGTGGTTCCGTAATCCTACAAGCAACTACGCTTTCAGC AAATTTGTGGATGATTTGCTGCAATTACCGGACGTCTACTTTGTAACAGGTAATCAAGTTATTGAGTGGATGAAAAAGCCTACGCCAGTTGTTGATTTAATGGAATTTGAACCATGGCAATGTAATAAACGATTTAAACCCCATGAAATAGCATGCGAGTTTCCAAGTTCTTGTAAATTACCTAGTCGTGTTTTAAAGTCCTACAGATACTTGAATACGTGTTTCGATTGCCCAAAACAATATCCTTGgttaagaaatgaatttggAACTGAATGA